The Oncorhynchus mykiss isolate Arlee chromosome 10, USDA_OmykA_1.1, whole genome shotgun sequence nucleotide sequence ctgttgaaaaacaagtgatagtTCCACTAATCGCAAACCAGATgcgatggcatatcgctgcagaatgctgtggtagccatgctggttgtgtgccttgaattggaAATAAATCCCAAAAGCAaagcacaccatcacacctccacttccatgcttcacgtttggaaccacacatgcggctatcattcgttcacctactctgcgtctcacaaagactcatcagaccaaatgacagatttccaccggtctaatttccatttctcgtgtttcttggcccaagcaagtctcttcttcttattggtgtcctttagtagtggtttctttgcagtgatcgatcatgaaggcctgattcacgcagtttcctctgaacagttgatgtgaaggttacttgaactctgaagaatgtatttgggctgcaatttcttagACTGGTAATGtctgcagcagtggtaactctgggtcttcctttcctgtggcagtcctcatgagagccagttttatcatagcgcttgatggtttttgcgactgcacttgaaacttACAAAACTCTTGAAGTGTTCCGcagtgactgaccttcatgtcttgaagtaatgatggactgtcatttctctttgcttatttgagctgttattgccatactgtggacttggtattttactaaatagggctatgttctgtatatcatccctaccttgtcacaacacaactgattggctcaaacgcattaagaaggacatacatttcacaaattaacttttaacaaggcacacctgttaattgaaatgcattccaggtggctacctcatgaaTTTGGTTAAGACAATGCCAAGTGtccaaagctgtcaaggcaaagggtggcttctttgaagaatctcaaatgaaAAATATAGTtagatttaacactttttggggggaggttactacctgattccatatgtgttatttcatagtttcgatgtgttcactattattctacaatgtagaaaatagtaaaaataaagaaaaacccttgaatgagtaggtgtccaaacttatgactggtactgtgtgtatgtatgtgtgtgtgtatatttcacacacactacatgaccatagagtatgtggacaactggTGTGGATGAAATGGCCAATTCCcctcatttgaaagggtgtctaTAAAccttactgtatatacagtgcatttggaaaatattcagacccctttccttcaacattttgttacgttacacctgtctgtataacgtcccacagttgacggtaCATGTcaagagtaaaaaccaagccatcaggtcgaaggaattgtcggtagagctccaagataggattgtgtcgaggcacagacctgggtTAGGGTACCAAATAAtatctgcagcgttgaaggtccccaaggacacagtgccctccatcattcttaaatggaagaagtttggaaacaccatgactcttcctagagctgcttgtctggccaaactgagcaatcaggggagaagggccttggtcaggaggtgaccaagaacccgatcgtcactctgatagagctccagagttcctctgtggagaagggggaacattccagaaggacacccatctctgcagcacttcaccaatcagtcctttatggtagagtggccagacggaaggcactcctcagtagaaggcactcctcagtagaagacagcctgcttggagtttgccaaaaggcacctgaagaaactcagaccatgagaaacaagataatctggtctgttgaaaccaacattgaactctttgacctgaatgccaagcgtcatatctggaggaaacccggcaccatctctacgatgaagcatggtgatggAAGCATCATGCTATGTAGATGTGTTTCAGCATCAGGGACAAGGATACTAGTCAGGaccgaggcaaagatgaacagagtaaagtacagagagatccttgatgaaaaccggcTCCAGAGCACTCGAcgtcagactggggtgaagattcatcttccaacaggacaacgaccctaagcacactgaggctagaaatgtgcatcctgtagcacaaactcaaaaaagatctgtgacactgtaaagtccatggataaTAAGagcccctcctcccagctgcccactgcactgaggctaggaaacattgtcaccaccgataaatccactatagttgaacatttcaataagcatttttctacggctggccatgctttacacctggctacccctatccCAGTCAACTGCCCTGcaaccccccacagcaactcgcccaagcctccccatttctccttcacccaagtccagatagctgatgttctgaaagagctgcaaaatctggacccctacaaatcagccaggctagacaatctggaccctctctttctaaaatgatctggcaaaattgttgcaacccctatttactagcctgttcaacctctttcgtattgtctgagattcccaaagattggaaagctgccacagtcatccccctcttcaaagggggtaacactctagacccaaactgctacagacctatatctatcctaccctgcctttctaaggtttaCGAAAGTTAACAGATCAcccaccatttcgaatcccaccgtaccttctctatgcaatctgttttcagagctggtcatgggtgcacctcagccacgctcaaggtcctaaacgatatcataaccgccatcaataagagacattactgtgcagctgtattcatcgacctggccaaggctttcgactctgtcaatcaccacattcttatcggcagactcaacagccttggtttctcaaattactacctcgcctggttcactaactacatctcagatagagttcagtgtgtcaaatcggagggcctgttgtccggacctctggcagtctctatgggggagggttcaattctcgtgtcgactctcttctctgtatacatcaatgatgtcgctcttgcttctggtgattctctgatccacctctacgcagacgacaacattctgtatacttctggcccttctttgtacACCGTGTTAACTAACcttcagatgagcttcaatgccatacaactctccttccgtggcctccaactgctcttaaacgcaagtaaaactaagtgcatgctcttcgaccgttcgctgcctgcacctgcccgcccgtccgtccagcatcactactctggacggttctgacaactacaaatacctaggcgtctgcttagattgtaaactctcattccagactcacattaagcatccccaatccaaagttaaatctagaatcggcttcctatttcgcaacaaagcatccttcactaatgctgccaaacataccctcataaaacggaCCACCCTACCGAtactcgacttcggcgacgtaatttacaaaatagcctccaacagtctactcaacaaattggatgcagtctttcacagtgccatccgtttagtCACCAAAGtcacatatactacccaccactgcaacctgtacactcgttggctggccctcgcttcaaactcgtcgccaaacccatttgctccatgtcatctacaagtctttgctaggtaaagctccgccctATCTcacctcactggtcaccatagcagcacccactcttagcatgcgctccagcaggtatatctcactggtcacccccaaagccaattcctcatttggctgcctttccttccagttctttgctgccaatgactggaacgaactgcaaaaatcactgaagctggagactcatatctccctcactagctttaagcaccagctgtcagagcagctcacaggtcactgcacctatacatagcccatctgtaaatatcccatccaactacctcacctCAATACTGTTATTTAtatatcttgctcctttgcaccccagtatctctacttgcacatctatccctcctgtgtttaattggtatattgtaattacttcgccaccatggcctatttattgccttaactcccttatcttacctcatttgcacacactgtagatagactttttctattgtataattgactgtatgtttgtttattccatgtgtaactctgtgttgttgtatgtgtcgaactgctttgctatattttggccaggtcgcaattgtaaatgagaacttgttctcaactagcctacctggttaaataaaataaataaataaacacagccaagacaatgcatgagtttcttcgggacaagtctctaaatgtccttcagtggcccagccagagccaagaCATGAACCCAAttgagcatctctggagagacctggaaatagctgtgcagtgacgctacccaggatctgcagagaaaaatgggatccccaaatacaggtgtacaaagcttgtagcgtcatactcaagaacaCTGAAGGCtgtgatcgctgccaaaggtgcttcaacaaagtactgagtaatggatctgaatatttatgtaaataaaatatttctgtattttttgtTGTAATAAATGTtaaatttctaaacctgtttccgctttgtcattgtggggtgtgttgtgtgtagatgtacatttctttaatccattttagaatacagctgtaacgtaacaaaatgttgataaagtgaaagggactgaatactttccgactgcactgtgcgtgtgtgtgtgtgcggataAAAGGTGACTGACAAATCACTTCCATTCTTCTTATGTTGTGGTGTCCCTTTGAATCCTGTAGAGGAGGGCCATGTGGAGGCAGGTCACTATGAGTCTGCGGTGTACCTGAGACTATGGAAAGGTGACATCGCTGGAGCTCTGCAGGTGGCCACTGAGAAAGGAGAGTTGAGTGATCACCTGCTCTCAGTTGCACCTATGGGTAAGTAATTTTAATTGTAAAatggttttatttctttatttattccattttagaatgcaTTTTTCGAATATTAAGTTGTTCTGATTCAACAACCAACTAGTCAATTTGTTAGTTTTTGATTAGTATAATTTTTTTGTTCTCTTGCTCTTTGACATGGTGAAGTACTGTATGAATGGATGCATGCAGGTGTGTAATAACACTTGTGAAACCCTCTCAGCTGGTTACCAGGTGTGGCTGACGACCGTGGAGGTCTATGTGAAGCAGCTGTGTCTTCAGGAGCAGTTCCTCAAGGCTGCCTCCCATCTTCTCTCCATCAACAAGGTCTACGAGGCCATCGACCTCCTCAAGTCCCACCAGCTCTACAGGTCattcagcagacacacacacgttcgTCTGTTTATTTTACACATAAATGATGAAATAAAGAATAAAAAAGTTAGTGTTGTAGGAGGATCCATTAGAGTAACTTCTAAGTGGTAGGGTTTTAGATTGTGCTACCTGTGACTGACCTATCAATGGGAGTGATCATTGTAATCTCTTAAGCTGTGAGTGAAATGTTTGTGCTTTCTCAGGGAGGCCATAGCCCTGGCCAAGGCTAGGCTGCAGCCAGATGACCCTGTGCTCAAGAAGCTCTACACCACCTGGGCAGCCGTGCTGGAGAAAGACGGCCACTTGTCTACTGCTGCTAAATGGTAATTAAGACTAACCTTTACCTATTTTCATTAATAAAACTGCGTCTTGGTGTAAAAGTGCACTGTGCAAAGCAGGTAGAGTAAAATCTGGTTCCTCTAAATAGCCGACTTGATGCTAAAGGAACTCGCTGTGTATTTATCACTCAGTTATCTCGCCGTGGACTCCAGCTTCGACGCAGCCAAAGTCATCGCCAAGAAAAacgaccctgtctcactgaagaCGGCCGCCAGTCTGGCGAGGATCGCCGGCGAAAGCGACCTGTCCTATTCACTCTCCCTGAGATGTGCCAAAGACCTGGCGTCCTCTCAGGATTGGCTGGGAGCACAGCAACTCCTCAGCACACATGAGAGCCTATTGGTAAGTTGCCCTGAATTGGCCGATGCTTATAGATGAAGATGCTTATAGATGAAGATGCTATATATAGTCCCATTGATTAGCTATAGATGATGGTCAGATAAGAGTTGCGTGTTGATTTTCATGCTTTATCTATACTGTCCCCCTCTGCTATAGGCCCACCGGTTACATTACTGCACTATTGAGCTGCTCACTGTGAGTCTAACAGGGACCGACATAGTGACTTGGACCtgttcctccatccatccctggtCTGCTCCTTGTAAGAATCAAGATGGCTTCCTGGCTACCCTGAGGGCTGTGTGGGAGAGAGGGTTTGCTGTCTCCCCCAGCAACCCAGAGATACTCAAAGCTCTTCACCAACAACTGAAGGCTATAGAGAATCCTCAAACAACACCTAACGTTCCTATGAAACAGGTAGGCCATCAGTGGACAGAGGCTGGGCTGGGGTGAAATTATTCTGCTGATGGGATGGAGAGATATTGATAGATCTTAATCTGAAAATGTAAGTTTGTAGACATTTAGGAGACGATCTACTCTGTAGACAGTGGTGCCTCTGCCTGTGTTTTCATCTGAACCCACTGTAAATGCTCTTGTCCCCCTCCAGCTTCTGATCCAGGTGTCCCTTGACCTGACCCTGGGTGCAGTGAGCTGGTTGCTAGGTGACTGGGGGGCAGCCCTAGAGAAGCTGTTGCAGGGCGTGGCCAGAGGGAATGAGGCGGGTCACTTCTTGCTGATGTCAGAGACCTGTAGGCTGTTGTTTCCTCAAGGTGACTCAACATCTTAGTTTACCCATCTTTATTATCCATGGCAAGGATTACACACTGACACATAAGAATATAAATTTATACAATGGATTATTTTGTGCACATATACTGTATTTGTACAGTACCTTCAATTTAGAAATGCTACCATAGAGCAATGCCCAATACATATAATGTTAAcaggtatttttttttttcatacaaCAGCCATTCTCTTCAGTCTTATACAAAATCCATAAACCAATCTTATACAGTTGGTGGCACAGAATGGTTAGTAAGTTAAACATTGTTTTACTGTAATATAATGCATTGATGACATGTTTAATATGGATTTTAATGGTGGAAGAGGCATGGCAGCTTCAGAGATCTCCTTAGATGCACTCCAGCCTGTGCCGTGTGCATGGACATCCCAGTCAATGGACATCCTAGTATAGGAGCGGCCCCAGGGAAGTGTCCACCTCCTCCAATACCGTAGTGTTCAGAGTTGCAGCCAGAGCAGATGGCCATGGCTGCTCGTTCATTATTGATCGCTCTGAATGTGATGACGCCAGGCTTAAACTAATTTCTTGGCTTGGGTCCATAAAAGTCTCtggtgtgtctgtggttgtaaataagaatgactGGTCCTCTGTTGCAAGACCCTACATTGTATATCACCGGGTAACACTTGAAGAGTTGGTTTCCCTTTTGAAGGGTGAGGAAGTGTCTCTGTGTGGTAGAGCAGGATGGAGGCCAGGTTCCAGTATTCCATAGGAGTTGTTAGGGACCTGCTTCACTGACATGTCCTCAGCCATGGTGTCATAATACCCAGGGCTCTTGGAAGTTGTTGGCGCTTGCGCCCTCTGGTGTTCCAAAAGTGGCCCAGTTCCCCTCTCCGTCTGGGcggtttgtttttattttatttaactaagaaAGTCCgttaacattcttatttacaatgacggccaaaccctagGGTTGCTGCCCTGCTGGCTGGACCAGCGGTTGCCTACCCTGCTGGCTGGACCAGCGGTTGCCTACCCTGCTGGCTGGACCAGCGGTTGCCTACCTCGCACTTCCCGTAAATGTTGTTCTCGTGCATGCTCGCCACAAGTGTCCAGCTGCCAGTGGTGGTCATATCACTGAAGGTCTGGTATATCATCCCACTTGCTGTGTTCAGGTAATACAGCCCATCTTCATGTTGGTCACATCGGTCCCTTATTTCTTTGCAGCTTATGGCAATGGCTTCTGTTTCAAAGCCAGTTCTGGCCACTGCATGCCTGTCCTCCTGTACTGCTTGTGCAAGTTGAGGCAGTGAAGTGAAATGAGTTGTAAGTCTGTCTACGTGTTATATATTGAAAACATCAGTAGAGGGGGATCATCAACAGGAGAACACAGATAAATGTCTGAGTCTCTGACTATAGGAGGTTCTGTTTGTGTTCAAGTCTTGGCAATACTTTTATTTATACCCATGTGCTCTTATTTCCCATGTCTGAGAGAGAACTGAAAAGAGAGCTATAAGGATTTACTGTAATGGCATTTACTGGAAAGTACTAGCCCATCTCAGCAAAATTGTGTTGATAACAAGAATGGTAAAACAGCTAAACAATGATAAGCCTAGTTGATTATCAATAACATTCACAAGAGGCCTCACGTTTGATAAAATGTACTGTTATACTTTTAATCTGTGTGAATTAGTCCATTCCAGGAAAAAAGGCCCAACCCTTTAACTGCAGttgcactttaaaaaaaaaatgtgcacagCCTGGTGACAACCTGTGCCTACAGTACTCAATATCACTGGAAGTGTGGACACTAACACTGTATGGTCCTCGTCTTTCAAATGTACGAAATAAATGCATCCTTTAAACCAATGTGAAATTCTCATATTAATTCTACTCTTTCTCTGCCAGGTATCGACTCCATCTCAGAACACAAAAAGATGGTGGACCCCTCGGATGAGAAGGCCTTGGCTGCAGCTCGGAGCCTGGAGGCGTTTGTGTGTTACCAGGACCTCTACCACATGTGGTGGAGCCTCAGCACTAACACAGCAGGAGCTCAGAGAGACATGACTGATGGACTGCACTCAGCCAGCGAGAACCACATCAATGGATTAGACGGCCACGTTACTGACACTCCAAATGGAGATGGGATGGGATGGTGTGTGAGCGCTCAGAATGGAGATGTGAAGATGGGAGTGTGTGTGAACGCTTGCCAGGTGCTGCTGTCTGAGCCCCACGCAACCTGCCAGGCCACACAGAGGGCTATAGCAAAGATCCAGCAGAGACTGGCCTCCATGGTGCACCAGCACAGCCAAACCCAGGAGACTAAAGCCAGCCATGGGGAGGGACGGACTGAAAAGCCCACCTCGGCCCAGGGCTCCACTCCAACAGACAGCCAAGAGTCCACTGATGCAGGACAAGGGTACAGCATATTTTTTCTCATTGTGTCTTTGGACATTAGTTAGCTGTTTAGACGATAAAGATAACTGCAATAATTTGTTAGTTGATGTAAGTTATGATTGTTTTTCAGAGCTGACACTGAATCTCTACCCTGCTTGATTGCCATGGTTTCTGAGCACCACAAAGAGTTGGCTGACATCCCAGAACATGTCAAAGTAAGACACCCTCATACTTTTTTACTGAACTTTTTCCTGATGCCATtctttaaaatattttattttatttcagaaaTATCCATACCCAGATGTTCTGGAGTGCTGCTTAGTTCTGCTCTATTTGAGTAAGAGTTCCGATCTTGTTCCTGATCACCTAAAGAATGAAGCAGTGGCCTTGATCCACAAGTATGGAACTTCCTCTCTCCGCAAAGCCTCCCAGCAATTCCTATCTTAATGGTTATTTTTCTTCAGTCTGAACAAAGTCAATGCACATCAATAAACATTTTCACTAAGCTAAGTCTGATTTACTATACATGGGTATATGAATACCAGCCTTCAAATACATTTGTATTGATTCAGAAGTAGGATTTTAGTTCAATGTCTTTGCACTGCTGGGGGCCTAGGCCCACTCAATCGTGTACATTACCGTGGTTAGAGTATCCCTCGATCATAGGACCTGATGTCTAGTAAGGCTCTAAATAAAAATTCCAGgtcgcacagcaaaatatttaggaGCATGTGAGAATTGGTTGCATGTCTGGCTCTGTCACAGCTATAGCAAAAGCTTGGTCTGGGACGAAATGGCAGCATATGGATAAAAAGGCTCTGCAGTGCAACCATTTCACGACAATGTAGCCCAATTAAACAGCAACAGAATTGGTTCAATAAGGCATGCCCAAAATAGGAAATACTAttgaaaatagattttttttaatatacaACTGTTTCAAACAATGCATGTTGTAAAAACAATAGCAACCACAAACCATCTTTTTAAACAGAGCAGTGAACAAATTAAAAGCAAATGTTGCACAGAACTGCAGTGTGCCCCTAACACATTTATACTCAGACCAGCCTGGCACCCATCTAAAACTTCAGTGAAATTTTACTTTAAAATGGTACGATCCCTACAAGCATGTATCCAACAAAGAACTGGTTTTCTGATTGATACCAAGGCTTGAGCTACAATTGGGTTTAAATAACGTTTGTTTTGAAAAGCAGTGCAGAGAATTGTTGAGCACTTTCAAATGCTAAACTTCTTATTTGAAGTACAATACAAGAGCTGGTCCCATGCTTTTAAAAGAGTTGTTACTGCAATGCTGATAAACAAAGGTTTCTGAATACTGGTCCTGGGTGATAAAGGCTCAATAGTGGTACAATAGGGAATTTGAATGTGACAATCTGCAGTAAAATCAACTATGACAGAACAAAATGGGTTCAAGAGGAGAGTCTGGTAACCAATGTCCTTTTTGCAGCTGGTGAAGCTGGACACAGAAATTAATCTCATGTATTCTGGGAGTGGGGGGAGAAAATAAACATCTACTGGATAGGTTAAAACAAGTGCGGCTTCCACTTGATGGCCTCGCGGTCGATCAGTGCTTGTTGTTGGTTTCCTCTTGGGAAGAGCTCGAGATGCCGTTCTGATTTTGAGTGGACCCAGAGCCCAATCCATACAATCGCCCACAATACTTTGCGTCATCAATGTTGTCTTCAAAGAAAAGCTGCAAAAGAAGACAACTTGTTTCATGTAACTCCCAAGATGCCAGTCCTCATCGAGACTAGTTCTCAAACTTCCCAATCTTTTCCTTCCTGACCACTAAGTACAACGTTAAAATCTGTCCTTTCACCTATTAGTTGTCATGGAAGACAGACAATAGGTACCTCTTTCATCCTAAAGAAGGCCATCCCTGTGAGCAGCGAATCTGAACCGGCCTGGTGTTGTCTCCCGATCCTCTTTAGTTCCAGCTGGTCAGCCACCTCCTGGAGTCCTCCCTGAACAAACACACAATTGACATATGCTCTGCCTCAGAGGAAGTCAAAGGACATTTCATGTCAGTCACATTTTTTAAAGTTGGACACCTCACTATAGGCCAGCATTGACTAACAGGTGGTTTGATGAGCCATGCTTGTGTGATggagtaaccttgcctgagacttAACTTGCATTAGGTAATCAAGCTAATGCTTCAGCTCAGCAGGCTAACAAAGTTGAGACATTTGGCAGCCAACAGTGCGTTCATTGGTTTTGCAAATACCATAATAAGCAAGTTACCAGGAATGTCTCTTTACCTTCAAGTTTTTGCAGCTCTTCATCAGATATTTGACATCATAGATTGCAGGGAAGAAGAGATTGAGGATCTGGAAGAACTCATGTTCCTCCTCAGGTAGCCGAGTGTCTGTTAATAGCTTCACCAGGTAGCCAAAATCATACCCGCTGCAAATGAGAAATACGGCAAGGAGATTCATTACAACTTGATTTTGCAAATGACTACTAGGGCACTGTTGGGAGTGTTCAtgactagggcccagagtttatCCTGTTTACCAGAAAAAAATGCTAGGCCCACTGACATCGCAACACATCCCTACCTGTGAAAGGAGAGCCACTTGACATTTTCACACAGCACTAAACCGGATGTCATCAGGAGCTCAGCAAAGTAGAGTGTGTCAATCCCCTCTTCCTCGTGCTTTTTGAATTGGAGGCCGGAGTTCTGAAGTAAGTCTATCGAGTCCTGGGAGTACATATCCTCTCTGTTTACAAAAGAACAGAATGGAACAAACAGTGAAACAACAAACAGACTATTACTCAAGAGCCTTCTAATGAGGCATCAGATCCTACCCCAAAAACATAAGCATAGCATAGTTTTAATCTCATTACTGGCTATACTGTTTTATAACAAGGATTAAGACCCACGTTAAATTAAATTTGAAATTGAACTGCCATGTCGTCGTTCCAGGGGGATAGTCTCCATCCTCGTTCATAAATGACAGTCCCAGCTGGATGATTTTCAGAAGGTCCACGTTGCACCTCAAGAGCTGGTACTGGTAGTCTACCGTACTGCGAAACTCGCCAATGGGTCGAACCACCACTCCGGGGAATTCTGTGTCCTGTTGGAACAAGGACA carries:
- the cnot8 gene encoding CCR4-NOT transcription complex subunit 8 isoform X2; protein product: MPAALADTSQIICEVWASNVDEEMRKIRQIIQSYNFIAMDTEFPGVVVRPIGEFRSTVDYQYQLLRCNVDLLKIIQLGLSFMNEDGDYPPGTTTWQFNFKFNLTEDMYSQDSIDLLQNSGLQFKKHEEEGIDTLYFAELLMTSGLVLCENVKWLSFHSGYDFGYLVKLLTDTRLPEEEHEFFQILNLFFPAIYDVKYLMKSCKNLKGGLQEVADQLELKRIGRQHQAGSDSLLTGMAFFRMKELFFEDNIDDAKYCGRLYGLGSGSTQNQNGISSSSQEETNNKH
- the cnot8 gene encoding CCR4-NOT transcription complex subunit 8 isoform X1, whose protein sequence is MLHSPYSSYWSEHQGRREDCSLKVLQNCQGFQSFPQPAKMPAALADTSQIICEVWASNVDEEMRKIRQIIQSYNFIAMDTEFPGVVVRPIGEFRSTVDYQYQLLRCNVDLLKIIQLGLSFMNEDGDYPPGTTTWQFNFKFNLTEDMYSQDSIDLLQNSGLQFKKHEEEGIDTLYFAELLMTSGLVLCENVKWLSFHSGYDFGYLVKLLTDTRLPEEEHEFFQILNLFFPAIYDVKYLMKSCKNLKGGLQEVADQLELKRIGRQHQAGSDSLLTGMAFFRMKELFFEDNIDDAKYCGRLYGLGSGSTQNQNGISSSSQEETNNKH